Genomic DNA from Bemisia tabaci chromosome 2, PGI_BMITA_v3:
CAACCATTGCACTAATTCTGAAAATAGATGAACAAAAAAGTATGAGAATCAACAAGACATAAAGGTCATACTCCGATTCAAAGAACAGATAGTAGGTGCAGTGCCAACCACAAAAACGTTATGGGTCGCGACTTTGTTTACGATTtaggaaaaaatttgcaaataggTACAAATATATTAAACAATTTACAGGGCTTGTACGAAACCTGGCTCAATGGTGTTAGCATCAGAAAAGATTTATTTTACGAGGGTCAATTAAAAGATTGATTTCATCTTTATGGTCAATGTTTGAATGATGATTTCACTCTTGACTTGCGCTTAGAAGATGCACAATTTAAAAAGTTTTGGTTGATTTAAATAAAACGCATCTCTCTTAAAACACAACAAGAAAAGAAAGTAGTATCCTCACATCTAGGAATATTAAATTTATATTGGTGTTAATTCAAATTGTAAGCAATGGTCCCTCGTTGTGATTTACAGGGACTGctttcttttggttttttttatttttcttaagttCTATTTCAATGGCCCCTGTCCTACAGAATAAATATCAAGTGCCTTCATTCCTATTTAAATGCTCCACTTTTAGGAACAGACTCAGATCTCATGTGCTGTACTCAGGGCCCCAGGCTGATACAGGAGTCAAGTAATTTTATCCCATCTTTCCTTACTTCAATGCTGAAAAAAATAAGCTGAAAATTTGATAATAGTACCAATATAGAAAAAAGGTTTTGAATGGAGCCACAAGGAATGAAAAATGCGCCTTATACCACATCAAGTTTCTGTGTCAACTTTTGATGTAATGTGTCCATATTGTAACAAGTTTTggtatcattttcaaaaaattgtacaaattcTTTAATATGGTGGATGGAacatcttgaaatttggcaaagaaACTTGCAATGATGAAGGAGCAATTTTGAACTGTTAATCTGTCAGTCTTAGAAATGTATTGCAGAAGCTGGCAATTTTAATTCCATCCCATGGAAATCTTTGCTAAAATCCGTAATAGTTAAGAacttaaaaatcatgaaatctaACAAACCTCCGAGAGATCTACATCTCCATCAGGCCGAATGCAATCTGATGTTTCTGTCATTGTAGGATTAAGGGATGTTAGAATCTCTTGAAAGTCTTGGCGGTCAATTCTGAAGTCACAACTAAGGCACATAACTTCGTAAGATGATCCATGtatttcaattacttttttacttCCAGCTTTTGAATGCAATCGATCCACATTTTGTGTTACGACACAAGTGACCTTGTTATGCTTCAATTCCAGATCTCGAACAGCATAATGAGTTGCACTGGGCTGGAAGGCTGAAAATCGAGGCCATCCGACATAATTCCGGGCCCAATACCTGGCAAATCGAACAGAAAAGCTTTTATAGatcggacatttttttttttttttttttcatttaaaattacacatcacattttaaattagtTACTTGGACTTAAGTTTAAGCTAGATAAGGAGGACTGCTACTAGGTTTCATCATAATAAAAGAGAAATATGCGCTAATCAGAAATAACAAAAAACTAAGTACGTGGCTGAAAtgagtggaaaatgagaaaaaaacctggATATTACAGAATTTTACAGCACAATTAAAGCTTTGGAAGAAAGAGAACAAGAAAAAGACAGTCAGAGGAAAATGAACTACTTACGGCCCCTATAAAGTTattatggaaataaaaattggttCCCTTATTATCAATTATCCGAGTTTGagggtctcaaacaatggttgcctgggactgcttgtagggacggagggggacgGAACTgaagcgcaaggattagccctCGTGGGTTATTTGAAgtagtaagaaaaaaaaaaaaaaaattctcattgtAATAAGTAAGTTGCTATTgaaattcttcattttattttgtcctGAAATTGAGAGGCGTATGCTTATTTTCCGGAGTTTtctcaaaatcgagaaaaaagaCAAATCTTAATGGTTTCCACAGGAGCCAGTAAGTATTTGTTACCTAGAGATGTTTCATGACAAAAATTAAGCCACAGCAACAActtcaagaaacattaaaacaTGGCACACAGTTGCAGTTGAAGTATCCCATTAAAGTGCTATCAGTATTATTTTTTAGCATTCTGAAGATTCAGGTCTCCAAGAgctttcaaataattttcatcattttgtaGTCAGATCTGAAAATCTTCTTTCCATAAAGTCAGAGGCATCCGCCCCCAATGGCTTATATGAAAATTCAAGTTGCGCACAAAGCACCGGTCCCCTTTGGCGCACTTAGTGCtgctctaaaataaaaaaagtagtcCTCAGTACCTTCAGTATAAGAAACTAGGCAGGTTCTCAGGAGGATTGATATGCTGACTAGATTTCAAGGTGTTCCAATcattgaatgaaataaaatttcttgactttcatgaaaaaattcttgaataccTTTGGTTATAGACATACAAAGTTCAAGTGGAGTCATAGCTCCAAGGTCAATTAGTTTCGTGACCTAGAGATGATAAATCTTTTGAAGTAATATTACCTCTTGCGAGAGTCCTCAGATTTGATGAAGTCTTGAATTTTCATGGGTCGCGAATTACTGCGAGCGTACAGCCCAACACCCTCTGATCGGTAGTCAGGAATACCACTTTCTGTAGATATGCCAGCACCAGTGACCACAACTATTTTGTTATGCCATAATAAAAATTTCTGCATTCTCAAAATGTCATCATCGTTGGGTGGTTTGTGTTTCGGAATAAAAGTGGTAATTTTCCTATTTGTAAAACTGATAAATGATTCAATGACAGAGATGTATTTAGTTTTACATAATGTCTTCATTATGAAATAATTAAGCTTTCAGATAAAAATTATGATGTGTTGCCGTCAATTGAAGGTACCTGAGAATGTCAATGATGACTCTTCATTCGATTTACATCTCCATTGAAGAGGGCACATATGAAATGCGAGCTCAAGTCATTAACAAATATTGAAAGTAAATCAATGAAACTTGGTAAGCCTTAAATTATCTGTAATGCAGaattgattgattttaattaaatttctgGCAGAAAAGCTGTAAAGGATATGAGTGATAAAATTTGTTGTCAAATGTGTGTGGTGTGTGAGTACATGGCAAATTCTGGTTCTTAAAATTGCCTTGAAACTGAGGTAAATAACTGCTAAATTTCACTTTGAtcaattgaagaaaaactgaaattaacaTCAATTACTTTTATAGACTGGAAAAGCTGCCTCGTATACTTGTTACTCGTTCATTATGTTCTtattgtcttcttttt
This window encodes:
- the Sirt4 gene encoding NAD-dependent protein deacylase Sirt4 isoform X2, whose amino-acid sequence is MQKFLLWHNKIVVVTGAGISTESGIPDYRSEGVGLYARSNSRPMKIQDFIKSEDSRKRYWARNYVGWPRFSAFQPSATHYAVRDLELKHNKVTCVVTQNVDRLHSKAGSKKVIEIHGSSYEVMCLSCDFRIDRQDFQEILTSLNPTMTETSDCIRPDGDVDLSEEQYQSFKVPPCMKCGIGALKPDIVFFGDNVPKLRVEKIRQQVNNSDSLLVLGTSLTVFSGYRIILQAVELKRPIVIVNIGETRADPHATIKIDSMCGDILPSALKFDVLENGKSS
- the Sirt4 gene encoding NAD-dependent protein deacylase Sirt4 isoform X1, whose product is MKTLCKTKYISVIESFISFTNRKITTFIPKHKPPNDDDILRMQKFLLWHNKIVVVTGAGISTESGIPDYRSEGVGLYARSNSRPMKIQDFIKSEDSRKRYWARNYVGWPRFSAFQPSATHYAVRDLELKHNKVTCVVTQNVDRLHSKAGSKKVIEIHGSSYEVMCLSCDFRIDRQDFQEILTSLNPTMTETSDCIRPDGDVDLSEEQYQSFKVPPCMKCGIGALKPDIVFFGDNVPKLRVEKIRQQVNNSDSLLVLGTSLTVFSGYRIILQAVELKRPIVIVNIGETRADPHATIKIDSMCGDILPSALKFDVLENGKSS